tgtatttatgctttgatttgaaagaaaacagcgcaccCGTGCagcacggctgacacagaagagcgcaAGTTACTTGCGTTCCGCTGATATTTACAAAAAAGGCACTACAGTGAtgcagagagacagaggagacaaattgttgaataaagttgttatttttattttctttgcgtACAGAAAGTATTCTCCTTGTTTCATAACATTTCAGTTaaatgatggcagatggactattttgatgatgtctttcatacattctggaccttgacagtgtaagttacttggcAGTTAATGGGAAAGTCACAAGCCTGCCggttttcatccagaatatcttaTATTGTGTTTCAGAAgatgaactaagcttttacgAGTTTAGAATGACacggggtaagtgattaatgaaaaattttcattttggggtggagtatcactttaaaaaagactacattttattattattgttcccTTTCtgttgagagtgtgtgtttgacagaTATAAATGACATCTTATTCAAACAAATAAACCACATTTCCCATGGTGCACTGCTCCCAGGGTAAAGGCGAAGTCTGCTGACATTTTTGTCATGCTTGCAGTTTTACGCTTGACTTAAGTTTAACTTTGTCTGTAAGACACACTCTTCTCAAACACACAGTCTTTGAAGCTAAATTTGTGTATATTAGGGTATCTCATTAATGCAATGATCTTTATTCTGCAAATGCTATTTACTATATCCTACCgctataataatttcttaataacCTCAACATGCTCCTATGAGGTAACctgctttataaaaaaaacacagcttaTATTAGCCTAGTGATGACTtttgtattaaagggatagtttacccaaaattgaAATACTGATGACAGAATGTAAATCTATGTGTGCACTATCTGTAAGAATTTTTATGTTGAAAAATATAATTGTTcacctttaaatgcaaattaagcTTAAGTTAACCGTGACATCCATTGTAAGTGTGTTTTGGTCACAGATGCTGTTGatagagcttaacttgtattgaccccccccccccactaccACATAGATAGATACACACTGGAATCTTCAGCAGAGGATCTTGTGATGTGGTTTAAGCTGAAAAGCAGAGGACAGGAGAAGAAAAAGAGCGAGGGTTATGAAAAGAGACGATAGGGTGGATCActctctttgtttctttttctcttaCATTCtgaaatcttcttttttttctttctagattCAGTCTTTTGAAGTCGAGAGCAGACAAGtctctgagtgtttgtgtgtatgtgtgtgtctgtgtgtgtgaggttgacagagagacagattgtTTTTTGCTATTTGTCTTAGTGTGTTTTGACAGTGAGTTAGTGGAGATTTATGTTGGACTGGTTTGTGTTTTTGGAGGGTCATGTATGTATTCACTTCCTCCTCACCCTCGGGGCGAACCCCGTCCTTTGTGCCCCCCGTTCTGTACCTGTATAAATACAGATTGGGTGGGGCATTTTATTAAAGACAGCTGTGTGCGATTGCGTCTTGAAAAGAGGTGATTGGGTTgaagttttctttctttcacacaaAATGTCTTCAAGTGTGGTCAGCTGCATATGTGTGATGTGTGCATATTGTTTGAATAgaggcttttttgttgttgttgggggTGGGGGGTAACTATATGCCTTAATATGTTCATGTTCTCTTACAATATTGCATAGAAATATATATCAAGTTTTGGCTTTACAAGTCTCCCTTCATGGATCAGTAATCTTCCCATCAAACCATCTcaggacacacaaacacatattcagTCAGTGATGAGTGATGTCTCTGGTGAGTTTTGAGACGTGTCTGCAGAGAGTTGGATAAGGTAATTAGTTTAAGAGGCATTTGTTATTGGACAGGACACAGCTTGTATGCAAGTCTGTGTTTGTTTGGGttcagtaaaatgttttaaaagaagtctctaatgctaACCAAGGCATTTATTAGATGAAAaagtaaatgttaatattatgaaaaaaattaaataaccgttttaataataatatatatataaaatctcacCTATTTCTTTGATAGCAAAGCTGTTttgtcagcagccattactccagcctgTGTCCTAAACTCTCTGAAACATGCTAGTtaaaatgcttctattttgcattatttaaaaatgttatgcagaatttattttcgtttaaatataaatgaaaagttTTCACAAGTTCCTGAATATCTTAGTATAATTTTCTTTAGGTTACGTGGGGCAATTGCCAAGGACTTGTCATTCATTTCCATGCCAATGTTTAGACTACTACTACTTCTACAGCAACACACTTCGCCATACATGAAGTCATCTTGTGCTAGACAGGAAGTAATCCATCAGCAGGTCAGAAGAGGGCACATGTGTGAACAGGGTCAgtagctttattatgtttttcgACATAAATCTGGTTGATTGTTGTTTATTTAGGTAATAAAGAACAAGAGGTATTGTGAATATAACCATGCCCAAGGCAAATAGTTAAAACCTAACATCTACTActtaacaatgaaaatataaagcaCACAGAATTTCATTTGACAATTTTATTAGAGTAATTCATCAAGTGTCATAATTCTAGAAGCTCTTCCTgacatatttactttatttaagtAAGCTTTAAACAACTAAAAAAGGTGTTTCACATGTTTAGTGTTTTGCAGCACAGCTGAATTTAACCAATTTTTTACCAATCAGCACTAGGGACCAGACCTAGTCTAGAAGGGTCAATGCCTGCAGACACGTTTTCCATCCATTCCTCCATCTCTTCTTGTCTATAAGGCtttctttttttggaaactgCATCTCTTCTTGGctgtatggctttttttttttttttggaaactgcatTTTGAGATTTGATATTTGCATATGCAAACAGGCCTAAAACAAAGATTCTAGCCTTGGCTTTAAGAGTAAATTTGGCTTGCAAATGGCCCCTGTTTCTGTGTGTAAGAGGTAGCAAGAGAGGGCTGAACTTCTAAAACATACCCCTAGGGTGCATTGTGGAAAAATGGACAAACTAAACTTGTTCAccttttcgctctctctctctctctctctcagtccacATATTTGATTGAATTTTGCATTTTACAATGATGTGGCTTTTCCTTTGAGCAAGGAATCTTCACACATGATCACCCAGATGTATAtgggtgtgtgtttttgttcaccTCATTCAGAATCGGTTGTTGCGTATCTCTTTAAAGCATAAACCATGCTACACATCTTCATGCATTACAGATACACGCTGCCTCTGTAAACAGCTATAATTTCGGACCAGTAGGTTTTAATGACCCAGGTCGTCTCTTGGCTCCTGCGTAGATGAGTTTGCTCTCTGAACTCTGATGAGGATATTTGTGTCATGGATGAGTTGTAGTTTGATATATGTGCTACTGACATAGCAGTGTGGGCAACCAGATCTGTTtgaggaatgtgtgtgtgacaCTGACCCTGTAAAAATGACAGATTGACCAGCAGCTGCTAGAGAGTTTTCTCTGCTTTTCTAAGGGAACATTTCTGTGCTGATTCCTGTGCTAGGAAAGTCTTTCTCAACTTATATTAGGCATTAAAGATTGGCAAGACACGCAGATCCCTCTGacggagaaacacacacatacacacaccatcATCACCACACTTTAATTTtggattaatcacgattaatcgttagtAATAATCGCTAGTataattagtaatttatttaactttttttttcctaatttttttatacaaaaaatgtaatttagtttgtGAGAAATATACAGTCCCATTTgttattacaaaagatttttacttaaaataaattcttTCACTTTCAGAATCCTGACAAAATGTAGCATTATTTAGCATAGTTTCAACAAAGATATTAagttgcacaactgttttcaacgttgataataaaaaaaaatgtcttatttggtgaaagcacaaaatcagcatattagaatattgAATTGAAGGaacatctgacactgaagactgaaaattcagctgtgccatcacatgaataaattaagtttcaaagtatattaaaacagaaacagtaattttaaaatttattgaaaattattacaatattttacaaaatttactgtatttttggagacttctttcaaaaatatattggGGTCATTTTTACACAACCACAACCAAAATTATAAGCCCTGcaatttatggaacataatttaccaaaacaatatatgtaaaatatacagtttataatatacaatttatttataatttgcaaTTAGTTTGACCACAtgagactgtccttgcaaagttggaattgcaccactttatagaaacagacactggAATTGTAGGCTACTCTAACAGGAGACAGTCCTTGTCCTCCGCAAAATGCGctacacacatctgaatatttgggttgaactgttccagaacagtgttgtaaatacaacttaaccactggtttctagttgtgtcctcttttggaaggccaaacaaagtagcttcacttttacaatgaaacacacagcgtctccacaacatggcggcagcGGCAACCGCGAGAATCAAAGCTACACCGCCtctctttgcatgaacatttgggcagctttatgcaaatcttcccacattgtgatgtagacatgtgggggcatgttagaatgagctgTTTAGGAGagcgtggttgactcttaacttttataaagaatatctctctgaattttagactttattctttgcaactATACAGCTCTTCTTTATATTTTGCaccaacagcttgtaacactcctaagagaaaggaaaaatgtaaataacatcaTATGAACGATTTAAAAAGTGCTAACAGTGCTTTACTTAGTGGAATGATATGTGTGGTTTGTGGATTAATGATGGAGAACTGAAGCAGCATTCAGTGTGCATTAGCTCATGGTCCAGCGCTTCAGTAATCTCTGTTTGTTTAGAAAGTGTGTGAAGCTGAGAGGAGCTTAAGTGTTTCTGATGATACCTGACCCACTCTATCACTCTCCtcctcttccctctctctctttccattttctctccttctctctgtagTATCATATTACAAGTAATTTTCAGTTCTCTCATAATGAATGGCCGCTGTGGACTCCAGCTGCTGGAGAGTTTTGTGGTGCTGGGCTAGTGTGAGATCTTACATTACATTGTATTTAGATGATTGaacattacagtatttataatgttacaaaagatgtttcaaatgaaaaatcattgttttgcacaaaaatattaagcagtactgTAATTTTCAGTACTGGTAATAAGAAtctgcatattataatgatttctgaatgaccttgtgacactgaagactgaagtaatggctgctgaaaattgagCCATCATAGAAATAagtaacatttcaaaatacaaaaagtaattttaaattatatttcacaatatttttgatcaatattgccttgctgagcataagacatttttcaaaaacattttaaaaaaatcttactgacttcaaacttttgCCCAATATTGTATgctatataacattatattttgaaaCAGTAAAAGAACAGCTGACACATTTTTGTTTGAtagattttatttctttttttaaattaaacaaatttgttCTTGTCATTGTGAAATCCGTGGACTCATGCATGTAAAACAACAGAGCTGCTCCCTCTAGAGGATTAAACCCATTATACTCAAAACCAGAATTGTGGGTTTGCAAACCACTGTTAAGCAATTCACTGTTACACCTAATCATCTTCTCTCATGTCCAGGTATCTGAATCATGTGCGCACAGCGTCTCCGCAGGATCAGGCTGGTGGTTATTCATCAGGACTGGCATGCCATCGTGCCATCCAAGATGCTTTCAGTGGCCTCTTCCCCTCATGATATTATAGAACTACAACCACTGCCACTCCATCCGTTCATCAGTCTTCCTAAAGACTCATTGACAAGCAAAGGGAGAGGCTTTGAGTGTTTGGATGCATAGGAAAGATTCCTGTGAAGGACTCCACTCAGAATACCCTGGAGTTTATGTTGAAGAGTGACATAAGCTTTAATAggtgtacagatttttttttttttgtgataatttttgtaatgctttttcagttaaataaacttttttttttctgtgtgtcagTGTTGGTTGTGTGGTCGTCTCAAAGAAATGCAACAGCTCTCACTCAtggaatgatttatttaaaaaaaaaaattaaaagaacaaaaaaactaaaatcattttaaCAGGGAATATATTCAGTCTGTCGGATCCTCACACTTCTGTTTCTTAGGATTCGGCTCTTCTAAAACATCTGTGGAGGAAAATAATTTTAGCAGAGCTGTGCactgtgtatgtttttatttcatgttaaataCTGCTGCACAATGACAATAGTAAATGTGAGAGTCTCTTACCACTGTCTTGAGTGTGTGTAGAGTATAAGACCCCTCTCGGCAGTGTAAAACTCACACACATCATCTCCTTATTGGGTGCCACATTCCTCACCAGGTGCACAGAACATTGTCCTTGCAGGGAAGTCTTTAAACTCGCCTCAGCCCGCTCCACTACATCCCTCTGAGCATCATCTTCCTTGGAGAACCCGTAGCAATGCACCTGTGGCAGGTTGTCAAGACTCTGGTCTGGCTCCGGGCCCAGCAGACCTCTGAAGGCATCGAGGAACTCGAGAGCCAGTGCGGGGAGATTCATCACCACATGAATCTTTTGTGATCCCTTCATTAGAGCAGGCAGGCGCTCCAGTACAGGTCCCCGGATGAAGTCCCGTCCATCCATGTTAAATGATGTTATTTTTCGGTCAACCTTGTTGAGTTTAGCATTGTGCTGGAGCCAACGGAAGGACTCTGGGTTTAAGTCGTTAGCGAAGACCTCGCAGCCTCGACGGGCAGCTGGGATCGCGAACGGACCAACCCCGGCAAAAACATCCACTACAGTATCGCCACGCTGAAGAAGGGAAACGATGCGCTCATGTTCGGTGCTCAGTCGAGGGTTCCAGTACACACGAGAGAAATCAAATTCGTAAAACACACCATTCTCACGTACCTGAGAGAGGCATAAATGTAGATTACAGACAGATGTATCTTTGAAAACTGACTTAACTGAATATGCTGTCTCTTTATATAATATGAACTCACTTTTGCTACCATGTTACTCTCTCCTGCTAAAACCTCCATTAGGAAGTTTCTATAAGTGGAATCAATGGTGTTGGTCTTGTTGACCACACAAGTAATTCCTGGGTTCTTATCTATGATGACTTgacctggaaaaaaaaacaaaatgtctaaataaaaagatttagACATCAAGAGATAGTATGCATTTTTAAACTCAAATAGatcataaataattctaaaataacacagatCCAAACCTGTACATGACATTCATACTTCAATGTTGGAAATAAAATTGAACCCCActgatttttaaaatatcattcaaaatatctctttttgtgtttcacagaacaacaaaatgcatacaggtttgaaatgacatgaaggcAAGTAAACAATAATAGAagctgatttattaatttatcaattaTCTTCTCACCAATCAGTTTTCTGTAGGGGAGCTGGTGGTCTCTCAGGTTCATGTGAGCGATGTGGCCCACTCTACTAAATCCTGATGTCACATCCTGTCCTTCAGGAAGTACAGCTCGCAGTATCTCCTCACTCTTAAGGTTCTCATAAGTGAGCTGCAGTTCATACTTCTGGATCTCCTGAGGCACCCCATACGCTTTCAGAGCTTCTGCCTCCTCACTGCCAAACGAATCTGCAGATGTAATGCTGTTTGGGTCCAATAGCAGCAGCCGATGTTCTCCTTCACTACTGTCTTTATTCCCATCTTCACAGAGTTCCTCAACAACCCGTTTGAGTCCTGGCCTCTGTAGTGCCACTTTCTTTAAACTCTTCACCACTTTGTTGAGAACACTGGTTGGTATCCGTATGGCAGGCACGCTGACTGTCTGACTGAAAGCTGCTCGGTCCAGGTCTGTCATGCCCCGGACTGTCGAAGGGGGCTTGTAGAGCCCCAGATCAGtctgtgattggtcagtcatGGCTTTCTGAGACTGGACTAGAGTGGCGAACTGGAGAGAAATTCTTGCAAATTGGTTTACTTTATGAAACTGAGAGACAC
The Carassius auratus strain Wakin chromosome 38, ASM336829v1, whole genome shotgun sequence genome window above contains:
- the trmt5 gene encoding tRNA (guanine(37)-N(1))-methyltransferase isoform X1 — encoded protein: MAAGWRGSGRLLFLLQKHRSCVSQFHKVNQFARISLQFATLVQSQKAMTDQSQTDLGLYKPPSTVRGMTDLDRAAFSQTVSVPAIRIPTSVLNKVVKSLKKVALQRPGLKRVVEELCEDGNKDSSEGEHRLLLLDPNSITSADSFGSEEAEALKAYGVPQEIQKYELQLTYENLKSEEILRAVLPEGQDVTSGFSRVGHIAHMNLRDHQLPYRKLIGQVIIDKNPGITCVVNKTNTIDSTYRNFLMEVLAGESNMVAKVRENGVFYEFDFSRVYWNPRLSTEHERIVSLLQRGDTVVDVFAGVGPFAIPAARRGCEVFANDLNPESFRWLQHNAKLNKVDRKITSFNMDGRDFIRGPVLERLPALMKGSQKIHVVMNLPALALEFLDAFRGLLGPEPDQSLDNLPQVHCYGFSKEDDAQRDVVERAEASLKTSLQGQCSVHLVRNVAPNKEMMCVSFTLPRGVLYSTHTQDSDVLEEPNPKKQKCEDPTD
- the trmt5 gene encoding tRNA (guanine(37)-N(1))-methyltransferase isoform X2, coding for MTDQSQTDLGLYKPPSTVRGMTDLDRAAFSQTVSVPAIRIPTSVLNKVVKSLKKVALQRPGLKRVVEELCEDGNKDSSEGEHRLLLLDPNSITSADSFGSEEAEALKAYGVPQEIQKYELQLTYENLKSEEILRAVLPEGQDVTSGFSRVGHIAHMNLRDHQLPYRKLIGQVIIDKNPGITCVVNKTNTIDSTYRNFLMEVLAGESNMVAKVRENGVFYEFDFSRVYWNPRLSTEHERIVSLLQRGDTVVDVFAGVGPFAIPAARRGCEVFANDLNPESFRWLQHNAKLNKVDRKITSFNMDGRDFIRGPVLERLPALMKGSQKIHVVMNLPALALEFLDAFRGLLGPEPDQSLDNLPQVHCYGFSKEDDAQRDVVERAEASLKTSLQGQCSVHLVRNVAPNKEMMCVSFTLPRGVLYSTHTQDSDVLEEPNPKKQKCEDPTD